The genomic DNA GCGAACCCTTTGCGAATGCTTGGCGCTTTCCAGCGACGCGGGCAGACACTTCTTCGAACATCCAACGTCGCACGTCACCTCGATACACCTCATTACGCGCCACCTATCACCTTCGCATTCGTCGAGCTCGGCTCTTGACTGCACCTCAGTTGCACGAGGGCACATTGACGGGGCGCATCACAGGAGTCAGTCAAGGTAGGCCATCATGCCCGGCGTGATAGTCGAAAGCCAACCTGCAACCAAGGCGCGCAAGCCAACCAAAAATGAGCAGCGAcgagcgaagaagaaacaGCAGAAGCGCGAGGTCAGTAAAGCTCTGAAAGGCACGAGGATCAGCGTATTGACGGAAGCGCAGGTTTCGGAAACCCCAGCGCCCGCAGGAGATGCAGCGCTTGCTGGCCGCTCAGAGACCACCGAGCCCGCACAGCCGGTAGCCCCCGCTGACGATGACCCGATACAAAACGTGCCAGCGATTGAGCCGCAGGATGATCTCCCAATCGACGACCCGCTGTACTCGCAGTTCGCCGACATCTTTGCAAAGTTCAAAGAGGAGAACAAGGAGGATCCGGCGCTGAAAGAGCCAGAGAAGCCAGAAGTATTctatgatgacgatgacaatATCcaagatgaggacgaggaagaggagacgaAGCAGCGATTATCAAAGAAAGCGCGGAAAGCTGCTAACAAGCTGAGTATTGCTGAGCTGAAAGCGATTGTGCGGAAGCCGGAAATCGTGGAGTGGACCGACACATCAGCACAAGATCCGCGATTACTCGTCAACATCAAGAGTGCCCGGAACGTCGTACCTGTCCCATCACACTGGAGTTTGAAGAGGGAGTACCTGAGCAGCAAGCGAGGTATCGAAAAGGCGGGTTTTGCGCTGCCAAAATTCATTGCGGAGACCGGCATCTCGGAAATGCGCGACGCTGTCCTTGAGAAGCAGGCAGAGGCAACGCTAAAGCAAAAGGCGAGAGAGCGCGTGTCTGGTAAAACGGGCAAGCTCGATATTGATTACCAGAAACTCTACGAAGCGTTCTTCCGAAGACAGACGAAGCCGTCACTCACGCGATACGGCGAGGTGTACTATGAGGGGAAAGAGTTTGAAACAAACTTGAGGCACCTGCGACCTGGAGAGCTCAGCGAAGAGCTCAAGGAAGCACTGAACATGCCGCCTGCCTCACCGCCGCCGTGGCTCATAAATCAGCAGAAGATCGGACCACCGCCCTCATATCCTGCGCTGAAGATTGCGGGACTCAAtgcgccaccacctccaggAGCGTCATGGGGCTTTCATCCAGGAGGTTACGGAAAGCCGCCGGTCGATGACGAGAACCGGCCCTTGTTCGGAGGCGATGTGTTTGGGCTTTCAGAACTGAAGGAGGACAAAGACAAGGCTGGCGGAGCCGTGGAGCCAGTGGACAAGTCGTTGTGGGGTGAGCTGCAGCCGCCagctgacgatgaagaggaagaagaagaagaggacgaagacgaggaggaggaagatgagaacGAGGACGAGTCTGGTACGCGCACGGGTCTTGAAACACCCTTTGGTGGAACGGAAACTCCGGGCGGCTTTACGAGCACAGTGCCTACCGACTTCCCACGTGGCGTCGACGATGTGACATTACGCAAGCAGCGATTCGGTACAGAAACAGAGGCATCGAGCCATCCGCGGTCGGCTGGAACTGTATTGAACGAGCGATCCATTCGCGCGGAAGGATTCTTTGGCGGAGAACGTGCGTATGATCTTTCCGGTAAGTCAGGTCCTCCATCCAATGTACCTGTGCTTGGACAGGAGCAACGCGGCAACAAGAGAAAGGCTGGCGACGTAGATGTGTCAATGGACGTGGAAGCACTGGTCAGAGATGGCAAAATGACCAAGGAGGATTTGCAGAAGATGTACGAGGCTCAGAGGGCGGAACAGAGTGGATGGCAGGGTGGAGCCGCAGGGGAGGATCTGAGCGGGCTTgtggcggaggagagtgCGAAGAGACAGAAGCGGGAGAAGGAGCGAGCACAGAGAGGCAGAGGACGGTAATGCTGCGCAGGCGAAGAGGAAATTTGAACCAAAAGGGTACCCGTTGATCAGTGGAGACTCGATTCGGCAGAGGTGGAAGTGTATATGATGTTGAAAAGCAAAGCCAGGAGGACTTCACACAGGGTAGAAAAAGTGGTACTTGGCGTGGCATTATACATACTCAGTGGAGAGGCGACGGCTGGACAGGATGGGAAAGACAGCAGTGAGCATAGCACGAGCGTTGGACGAATGTGGGAGCATCGAAACAACCGAAACCACTGCGAATGACTGCGAAATCGATATGGATTACTTCTCTACGGGAGTCTGATGACCCAAAGTCCGTGATGCGTCGGAGCTGGGGAGGTCTTGGCGCGGCATCCCGACTGCTGACTTTGCTTTGGGGTTAAGATTTGGCGAGAGCTTCAGTtgccagcagcatcagcttcATTCACTGCATCTTTTGCCGACAGTTCTATCGCTTGTCGCTGCAGTCATGGACCGTGACAGGAGGTGAGTAGTGTGAGCGAATTGAGTCGGCCAAACAATCTCTGCACACCGCCTGCAACTGCACACAGAGGAACGCGTCTCCTGATGCCATTCTCGCTGTTTGCAGCATCGCAACTTGGAGGAGACAACGATTTCGAGACATACGCGCATTGCACAGCTGACGCGCAATGTACAGACGCGCAGACATTCCGCCTGAGGACCAGTATGGCACTGGGCGAGGGCAATCCTATCGTCCTGGCAATGTCCGCGAACGCACGCCGCCCTCTCGACTAGGCGGAGACAGCTACCGCGCTCGATCACCACCGCGGCGCAACGACTATCACGACTCCTACAAAGCAGATACCTACCGCGCACCTCGAggtcgcagtcgcagtccTCCCCTGAGGCGAGACGATGACCGCCTGCCGTTGCGAAGAGACGACGACCGAGTACCTGCCCGCCGAGACGACGACCGCCTTCCTCCGCGACGAGACGACACCTATCGCCGTCGATCGCCCTCGCCAGCCCGATTCCGTGATGACCGGGTGCCGCGCGGCGGGGACAGCTATCGAGGTCGGCCACGATCGCCGTTGCctgcaagaagagaagacttGCCGAGAGATGACTTGTTTCGGAGAGAGCCTGCAAGAGACGACCGAGACTACAGAGATGCGCGCGATTACAGAGACGAGCGAGACACTAGACCTTACGTCGCTCCTGGCCGGTCGCCGCTGCCACGCTATCGAGATCGCAGCCCGTTGCCGCTGAAGAGGGCAAGAGACCCATCGCCCATTTCTAGTAGAGGTCGGCGATCGCCTCCGCCTATGAAGCGCGAACGTTTAGCAAGCCCTGTGCGACCTCGTTACGATGACTATCCACCATCTCGAGCTGCTAGTCCTCCACGAAGGAGGTACTCACCGGATCCTCGAGATCGCAGAGGGTATTCGCCTAGTGTGAGGGGTGCCACGAGAGACTATAGGCTGCGCTCTCGATCGCCGCTCGCAAGGAACGAGAGGGGTGTCGATCCTAGGACTGTCGATAACTGGCGACGCCCGCAGCGTTCGCCCGCTCCTCGTCAAGACCATGCTTATCGCGACGACCCCGGTGTCAACTCCGGAACCACTTCACGGAGGTCGTCCCCTCCTCCGATACATCCCAGCAGGTTGAGCCACCTCCCGAACGAGGAAAGGGCACCACTTAACAGGGCCTCTCCTCTCGATCCCTATGATACGCGAGAACCGTATCGTGCGTCCGACCACGAGCCTCCACGAGGGCACCACACTCCTCAGACTAGAGATCTGGAATACTCTGACCGCGCCTACGAGAGAGAGCGCGAGATCCCACCTCCAAGAGAACCACGTCGCGATGAAGAGTCTTCGCTCCCCACTCGGACCCCTCCCACTGGGCCCAGTAGCCAACGCACGCCTGCGACGATGGCGCCCCCTACCGGACCTTCTGCTACTGTTGGCGCCCCCTCCGGACCTCGTGCCGCAGCCGGACCACCATCGGGCCCGCGTGGAG from Cercospora beticola chromosome 3, complete sequence includes the following:
- a CDS encoding uncharacterized protein (BUSCO:EOG09263QUM), whose amino-acid sequence is MPGVIVESQPATKARKPTKNEQRRAKKKQQKREVSETPAPAGDAALAGRSETTEPAQPVAPADDDPIQNVPAIEPQDDLPIDDPLYSQFADIFAKFKEENKEDPALKEPEKPEVFYDDDDNIQDEDEEEETKQRLSKKARKAANKLSIAELKAIVRKPEIVEWTDTSAQDPRLLVNIKSARNVVPVPSHWSLKREYLSSKRGIEKAGFALPKFIAETGISEMRDAVLEKQAEATLKQKARERVSGKTGKLDIDYQKLYEAFFRRQTKPSLTRYGEVYYEGKEFETNLRHLRPGELSEELKEALNMPPASPPPWLINQQKIGPPPSYPALKIAGLNAPPPPGASWGFHPGGYGKPPVDDENRPLFGGDVFGLSELKEDKDKAGGAVEPVDKSLWGELQPPADDEEEEEEEDEDEEEEDENEDESGTRTGLETPFGGTETPGGFTSTVPTDFPRGVDDVTLRKQRFGTETEASSHPRSAGTVLNERSIRAEGFFGGERAYDLSGKSGPPSNVPVLGQEQRGNKRKAGDVDVSMDVEALVRDGKMTKEDLQKMYEAQRAEQSGWQGGAAGEDLSGLVAEESAKRQKREKERAQRGRGR